From one Lotus japonicus ecotype B-129 chromosome 3, LjGifu_v1.2 genomic stretch:
- the LOC130746130 gene encoding ATP-dependent helicase BRM-like isoform X1, which produces MQSGGGGPGRNPGVGPAGRAAASPSSAAASPSSSSSASQLGLDSLQQQQQQQHQQQHQQQQQIGSRQSFQQQLLRKPEGSEAFFNHQAGRQGVFGSNNFSSPTPSAMQQPQQSRKFTDLPQHGSNQGNHVRGQGSEQQMLNPVQQAYLQYAFQAVQQNPSLGIHSQQQTKMGMLSPANLKDQEMRMGNLKMQDVMSMQAVNQAQGSSSRNSSEHVARGERQMEQGQQVTPDQKNEGNLSTPGPARHLIPGNMTRPTQAPDPQQGNQTVANTQIAVASQLQAVQAWARERNIDLSHPANAHFMAQIIPLMQSRMVAQPKVSESNIGAQSSPVPVSKQLVNSPAAVSESSAHANSSSDASGQSGSSKARQTVQPSHLSATANAGIAGNSRDLAMQQFNVHGRESQASLRLVGNTMPSMHSQQSSSDLNLGADPPLNAKTSTSGPEPPQMQYIRQLNESTPQAGGPTNEGGSGNYAKSQGAPIQMPEQRGGFTKPQLHVLKAQILAFRRLKKGEGTLPQELLRAIAPPPLEVQAQHPNHPAGGQNQDKSAGNIMAEQPRHAESNAKDSQSIPAVNGHSSLKQELFVKEKKSTLPPVHAQSVMPSVSKEPASALSSGKEEQQPTGCSFKSNQDSEHGNNSTPVRNELALDRGKAIAPLASVSDTMQITKTAQASTVSQPKDGGSTRKYHGPLFDFPSFTRKPDSFGSSTMVNNNNLSLAYDVKDLLLEEGMEVLNKKRTENLKKIEGLLAVNIERKRIRPDLVLKLQIEEKKLRLLDLQARIRDDIDQQQQEIMAMPDRPYRKFVRLCERQRMELARQVQASRRALREKQLKSIFLWRKKLLEAHWAIRDARTARNRGVAKYHERMLREFSKHKDDDRHKRMEALKNNDVDRYREMLLEQQSSIPGEASERYAVLSSFLSQTEEYLHKLGSKITAAKSQQEVEEAAKAAAAAARLQGLSEEEVRAAAACAGEEVMIRNRFLEMNAPRDSSSVNKYYNLAHAVNEVVIRQPSLLRAGTLRDYQLVGLQWMLSLYNNKLNGILADEMGLGKTVQVMALIAYLMEFKGNYGPHLIIVPNAVLVNWKSELYHWLPSVSCIFYVGGKDHRSKLFSQEVSAMKFNVLVTTYEFIMYDRSKLSKIDWKYIVIDEAQRMKDRDSVLARDLDRYRCQRRLLLTGTPLQNDLKELWSLLNLLLPEVFDNRKAFNDWFSKPFQKEGPTQNAEDDWLETEKKVIIIHRLHQILEPFMLRRRVEDVEGSLPPKVSVVLRCKMSPVQSAIYDWVKATGTLRLDPDDEKLKVQKNPAYQVKQYKTLNNRCMELRKTCNHPLLNYPFFNDLSKEFIVESCGKLWILDRILIKLQRTGHRVLLFSTMTKLLDILEEYLQWRRLVYRRIDGTTSLEDRESAIVDFNHPDSDCFIFLLSIRAAGRGLNLQSADTVVIYDPDPNPKNEEQAVARAHRIGQKREVKVIYMEAVVDKISSHQKEDELRSRGIVDSEDELATKDRYIGSIESLIRNNIQQYKIDMADEVINAGRFDQRTTHEERRLTLETLLHDEERCQETVHDVPSLQEVNRMIARSEEEVELFDQMDDELDWIDEMTRFVHIPKWLRANTREVNAAIAALSKKPSKNTLLGGSIGMEAGELGSERRRGRPKGKRPSYKELEDEDLEYSEASSDERNGYAHEEGEMGEFEDDRYIGADGDQPIDKNQLEDGLLCEAGYEFPQSLENAGNNQVVGKAGSSGSYSDSKKLKQIVSPSISSQKFGSLSALDARPSSISKMMTDELEDGEIFVSGDSLMDHQQSGSWIHDRDEGEDEQVLQQPRIKRKRSLRVRPRHMTERPEEKSGSEVTPHLEVQTVHKNQVQLRTDLESKPLVDSSARRNDQSTSSMKNKRTLPSRRIANTSKLHDSPKSARLNCISAPSDEAGEHSRESWEGKTNNSSGSSAHGTKMTEIIQRRCKNVISKIQRRIDKEGHQIVPLLTDLWKRIENSGYAGGSGNNLLDFRKIDQRIDRLEYNGVTELVLDVQFMLKSAMHFYGFSYEVRSEARKVHDLFFDILKIVFPDTDFREARSALSFSGQIPATVTSPRPMAVGQSKTHRPINDAETDSHPSQRSLQRGSASSGESNRIKGPQKQSRTRSGCAGSSREQLQQDDSPLAHPGELVVCKKKRNDREKSLVKPRTGPVSPTSGGPSMRSSGSSSVPKDARLTQQTAHAQGWAGQASQPNGSGGPVGWANPVKRLRTDSGKRRPSHT; this is translated from the exons ATGCAATCTGGTGGTGGTGGACCCGGCCGGAACCCCGGTGTGGGGCCGGCTGGGAGGGCAGCGGCGTCGCCGTCGTCTGCAGCTGCGTCGCCTTCTTCTTCGTCTTCGGCGTCGCAGTTAGGGTTGGACTCattgcagcagcagcagcagcagcagcatcaACAGCAAcatcagcagcagcagcagattGGTTCTCGGCAG TCATTTCAACAGCAACTGCTTAGAAAACCTGAGGGAAGTGAAGCTTTTTTTAATCATCAAGCAGGGCGTCAAGGGGTATTTGGGAGTAACAATTTCTCATCTCCCACTCCCAGTGCCATGCAACAGCCCCAGCAGTCTCGAAAATTCACTGATTTACCTCAACATGGTTCCAACCAGGGTAATCACGTAAGGGGTCAAGGTAGTGAGCAGCAAATGCTTAATCCTGTACAACAAGCCTACCTTCAATATGCTTTCCAGGCTGTGCAACAGAATCCTTCTTTGGGAATTCATTCACAACAGCAAACTAAAATGGGAATGTTGAGCCCTGCAAATCTGAAGGATCAGGAAATGCGTATGGGAAATTTGAAAATGCAGGACGTTATGTCTATGCAAGCAGTGAATCAAGCTCAGGGTTCATCCTCTAGGAATTCATCTGAACACGTTGCTCGTGGAGAAAGGCAGATGGAGCAAGGACAACAAGTAACGCCTGATCAGAAGAATGAAGGAAATCTTTCAACTCCGGGACCAGCCAGGCACTTAATACCTGGAAACATGACAAGACCCACGCAAGCACCAGATCCTCAGCAGGGCAACCAAACTGTTGCGAACACCCAGATTGCAGTAGCTTCTCAATTGCAAGCCGTGCAGGCATGGGCACGTGAACGTAACATTGATTTATCACATCCTGCAAATGCACACTTTATGGCGCAAATTATTCCCCTGATGCAGTCACGGATGGTCGCACAGCCAAAGGTCAGTGAGAGCAACATTGGTGCACAGTCATCACCTGTCCCTGTTTCAAAGCAGCTGGTCAATTCTCCAGCTGCTGTGAGTGAAAGCTCAGCACATGCTAATTCATCAAGTGATGCATCTGGACAGTCAGGTTCTTCAAAAGCAAGGCAGACAGTTCAACCCAGCCATCTTAGTGCAACAGCCAATGCTGGTATAGCTGGTAACTCCCGTGACTTGGCAATGCAGCAGTTCAATGTTCATGGCAGAGAGTCTCAAGCTTCTCTGAGGCTAGTTGGAAATACAATGCCCTCTATGCATTCTCAGCAGTCTTCTTCTGACTTGAACTTAGGCGCAGACCCTCCTTTGAATGCAAAAACATCAACATCTGGTCCGGAACCTCCACAAATGCAGTACATCAGGCAGTTAAACGAATCTACTCCTCAGGCTGGAGGTCCAACAAATGAAGGGGGTTCCGGAAATTATGCAAAATCTCAGGGGGCACCTATTCAGATGCCAGAGCAACGGGGTGGATTTACCAAACCACAGCTACATGTTCTTAAAGCACAGATACTAGCATTTAGGCGGTTGAAG AAAGGAGAAGGCACTCTGCCTCAAGAACTTCTTCGGGCTATTGCGCCACCACCTCTTGAGGTGCAGGCACAACACCCAAATCATCCTGCAGGAGGACAAAATCAAGACAAATCTGCTGGAAATATTATGGCAGAACAACCACGGCATGCTGAATCCAATGCCAAGGATTCGCAATCTATCCCTGCTGTTAATGGACACAGTTCTTTAAAGCAGGAATTATTTGTCAAAGAGAAGAAATCCACTCTACCACCAGTTCATGCTCAATCTGTTATGCCATCCGTGTCAAAGGAACCTGCTTCTGCATTATCTTCTGGAAAGGAAGAGCAGCAACCAACTGGATGCTCTTTCAAGTCAAACCAGGACAGTGAACATGGAAATAACAGTACACCTGTTAGAAATGAGTTAGCATTAGATAGGGGAAAGGCTATTGCACCGCTGGCTTCAGTATCTGACACAATGCAAATTACAAAGACTGCACAAGCAAGCACTGTTTCTCAGCCTAAGGATGGGGGATCAACCAGAAAATATCATGGACCCCTATTTGATTTTCCTTCATTCACTAGGAAACCTGACTCCTTTGGATCATCAACGATGGTAAACAACAATAATTTATCATTGGCATATGACGTCAAAGATCTTCTCTTAGAGGAAGGCATGGAAGTACTTAACAAGAAACGGACAGAAAATTTGAAGAAGATTGAGGGTTTACTGGCAGTAAACATAGAAAGGAAACGAATTAGGCCAGATCTTGTGTTGAAGCTGCAAATTGAAGAGAAAAAGCTTCGCCTTTTAGATCTTCAGGCACGTATACGGGATGACATTGATCAACAGCAACAAGAGATAATGGCAATGCCAGATAGGCCATATCGTAAGTTTGTTAGGCTGTGTGAACGTCAGCGTATGGAACTTGCTAGACAGGTGCAGGCATCTCGGAGAGCTCTAAGGGAGAAGCAACTCAAATCTATATTTCTGTGGCGTAAGAAGCTTCTCGAGGCGCACTGGGCAATTCGTGATGCCCGAACTGCCCGCAACAGGGGCGTGGCCAAATATCATGAGAGGATGTTAAGGGAGTTCTCAAAACATAAAGATGATGACAGACACAAAAGGATGGAAGCCTTAAAAAACAATGATGTTGACAGATATAGGGAGATGTTGCTGGAGCAGCAGTCTAGCATCCCAGGCGAGGCTTCGGAGAGATATGCTGTCCTTTCATCTTTCTTATCCCAGACAGAAGAGTATCTACATAAATTAGGGAGCAAGATAACGGCAGCCAAAAGTCAacaggaggtggaggaggcagCCAAAGCTGCTGCAGCTGCTGCAAGATTGCAG GGTCTTTCTGAAGAAGAAGTCAGAGCAGCTGCTGCTTGTGCTGGAGAGGAAGTGATGATTAGAAATCGTTTTCTGGAGATGAATGCTCCTAGAGACAGTTCATCTGTGAACAA GTATTACAACCTTGCTCATGCTGTGAATGAAGTGGTCATAAGGCAACCATCACTCTTGCGAGCTGGAACATTGAGAGACTATCAGCTT gtTGGTTTGCAATGGATGCTTTCATTGTACAACAATAAGTTAAATGGAATTTTGGCAGATGAGATGGGTCTTGGCAAAACTGTACAG GTTATGGCATTGATTGCGTACTTGATGGAATTTAAAGGAAACTATGGCCCACATCTTATAATCGTCCCAAATGCTGTTTTGGTGAACTGGAAG AGTGAGTTGTATCATTGGTTACCATCTGTGTCATGCATTTTTTATGTTGGAGGGAAAGATCATCGATCAAAACTATTTTCTCAA GAGGTTTCTGCCATGAAATTTAATGTCCTTGTGACTACTTATGAGTTCATCATGTATGACCGGTCAAAACTTTCAAAAATTGATTGGAAATATATTGTAATTGATGAAGCACAGAGAATGAAGGACAGAGATTCGGTGTTAGCACGTGATCTCGATAGGTATCGTTGTCAAAGGCGCCTGCTTTTGACAGGAACACCGTTACAG AATGATTTGAAGGAACTGTGGTCACTTCTAAATTTGCTTCTTCCTGAGGTTTTTGATAATAGGAAAGCCTTCAATGATTGGTTCTCAAAACCATTTCAAAAAGAAGGTCCTACTCAAAATGCAGAGGATGATTGGCTTGAGACAGAGAAGAAAGTTATCATAATTCACCGACTTCATCAGATTCTTGAGCCTTTCATGCTCAGGCGTCGTGTTGAAGATGTTGAAGGCTCATTACCACCAAAG GTTTCTGTAGTTTTAAGATGTAAAATGTCACCTGTCCAGAGTGCCATTTATGATTGGGTCAAAGCAACTGGTACCCTACGTCTTGATCCTGATGATGAGAAACTTAAGGTTCAAAAGAATCCAGCCTACCAGGTGAAGCAATATAAAACATTGAACAACAGATGCATGGAGCTGCGTAAAACTTGCAACCATCCTCTGCTTAATTACCCATTCTTCAATGACTTATCTAAAGAATTCATTGTGGAATCTTGTGGAAAATTGTGGATCCTGGATAGGATCCTCATAAAACTTCAAAGAACTGGACATCGAGTTCTACTGTTTAGTACCATGACAAAACTTCTAGATATCTTGGAAGAATACCTGCAGTGGCGAAGACTTGTGTACAGAAGAATTGATGGGACAACTAGTTTGGAAGACCGTGAATCAGCTATAGTGGACTTCAATCACCCTGATTCAGACTGTTTCATCTTCTTGCTTAGTATTCGAGCTGCTGGGCGAGGCCTTAACCTTCAATCTGCTGATACAGTTGTCATTTATGACCCTGATCCAAACCCGAAAAATGAGGAGCAGGCTGTGGCCAGAGCTCATCGAATTGGACAGAAAAGAGAAGTCAAAGTTATCTACATGGAAGCTGTTGTTGACAAAATCTCTAGTCATCAAAAGGAGGATGAACTGAGAAGTCGAGGCATTGTTGATTCGGAGGATGAACTTGCAACTAAGGATCGCTATATAGGATCCATTGAGAGCCTCATAAGGAACAATATTCAGCAATATAAGATAGATATGGCTGATGAGGTCATAAATGCTGGACGGTTCGATCAAAGAACAACACATGAAGAAAGACGTTTGACTTTGGAGACATTATTACATGACGAAGAGAGGTGTCAAGAAACTGTCCATGATGTCCCCTCATTGCAGGAGGTAAATCGCATGATTGCTAGGAGTGAAGAAGAAGTTGAACTGTTTGACCAAATGGACGATGAACTAGATTGGATTGATGAAATGACACGGTTTGTTCATATACCTAAATGGCTTCGAGCCAATACAAGAGAAGTGAATGCTGCGATTGCTGCTTTATCAAAAAAACCATCAAAGAACACTTTATTGGGTGGTAGTATTGGCATGGAAGCAGGTGAACTTGGTTctgaaagaagaagaggaagacccAAGGGAAAGCGTCCTAGTTATAAagagttggaagatgaagatttggAATACTCCGAAGCAAGCTCTGATGAAAGAAATGGATATGCACATGAGGAAGGGGAAATGGGAGAATTTGAAGATGATAGGTATATCGGAGCTGATGGAGATCAGCCCATTGATAAAAATCAATTGGAAGATGGTCTGCTTTGTGAAGCTGGATATGAATTTCCTCAATCTTTAGAAAATGCTGGAAATAATCAGGTAGTTGGAAAAGCTGGTTCCTCTGGATCATACTCTGACAGTAAAAAATTGAAGCAGATTGTATCACCATCAATTTCTTCTCAGAAATTTGGTTCACTCTCTGCATTAGACGCCCGTCCGAGTTCCATTTCGAAAATGATG ACAGATGAGTTAGAGGATGGGGAAATTTTTGTATCTGGTGATTCTCTCATGGACCACCAACAATCTGGAAGTTGGATACATGATCGTGATGAAGGTGAAGATGAACAAGTTTTGCAGCAACCAAGGATTAAACGCAAGCGTAGTCTTCGTGTCCGACCCCGTCATATGACTGAAAGGCCTGAAGAAAAGTCCGGCAGTGAAGTGACTCCTCATTTGGAAGTCCAAACAGTCCATAAAAATCAAGTGCAACTGAGGACTGACCTAGAATCAAAACCATTGGTAGACTCCAGTGCCAGAAGGAATGATCAAAGCACATCATCGATGAAAAATAAGCGAACTTTACCTTCAAGGAGAATTGCTAATACATCCAAATTACACGACTCACCAAAGTCTGCTCGTTTGAATTGCATATCTGCTCCTTCAGACGAAGCTGGTGAACATTCCAGGGAAAGCTGGGAGGGGAAGACTAACAATTCAAGTGGATCTTCTGCTCATGGCACTAAGATGACTGAAATCATCCAGAGAAGG TGCAAAAATGTAATTAGCAAGATCCAAAGGAGAATAGACAAAGAAGGCCATCAAATTGTACCTCTGTTAACAGATTTATGGAAGAGGATTGAGAATTCCGGGTACGCTGGTGGATCTGGAAACAACCTGTTGGATTTTCGAAAAATTGATCAGCGGATTGATAGATTGGAGTATAATGGAGTAACAGAGCTTGTACTTGATGTCCAGTTCATGTTAAAGAGTGCGATGCatttttatggtttttcatATGAG GTAAGATCTGAAGCAAGGAAGGTTCATGATCTCTTTTTTGATATCTTGAAAATTGTGTTTCCTGACACGGACTTCCGAGAGGCAAGAAGTGCACTTTCTTTCTCTGGTCAAATTCCTGCCACTGTAACATCCCCAAGGCCAATGGCTGTTGGCCAAAGCAAGACGCACCGGCCTATAAATGATGCGGAAACTGATTCCCACCCTTCACAGAGGTCACTGCAACGCGGATCGGCTTCTAGTGGTGAAAGTAACAGGATAAAAGGCCCACAGAAGCAATCAAGAACTAGAAGTGGTTGTGCTGGCAGCAGCCGCGAGCAGCTTCAACAGGATGATTCTCCACTTGCTCATCCCGGTGAACTGGTTGTATGcaagaagaaaagaaatgaCAGGGAGAAATCACTGGTGAAGCCTAGGACTGGCCCTGTTTCGCCAACGAGTGGGGGTCCCTCTATGAGAAGTTCAGGGTCAAGTTCAGTCCCCAAGGATGCTAGATTAacacaacaaactgctcatgcACAAGGGTGGGCTGGCCAGGCATCTCAACCTAATGGTTCTGGTGGCCCAGTTGGGTGGGCAAACCCTGTAAAGCGGCTAAGAACAGATTCTGGGAAGAGGAGACCCAGCCATACATAA